One Formosa sp. Hel3_A1_48 genomic window, TCATGCAGATATGCGGTATAACTACTTCCTGAATTTTTGGAAAAATTAAAATTGACAACACCAGAGTTAACTCCGCTATCGTTAGTTTGTGCACCAAGACCACGATTCAAACTTCCTGCAACGGGGAATGCAGTTACGTCTAAAGCAGAATATCCATTATCAGGGTCATCATAACAATAGAAAAAATTATTATTTATTGAAGGAATTCCAGAACTAATACTTAAATAATTTGAAACAGAATCTGAAGAAACATCAAAAAAATCGGTTTCTGTCAAAATCTCTGAATATGTACCGCCAGTTGCAGTCAATCCCTGGGTCGCTCGAACTCTCAACTTATAAGTTCCAGAAATCAAAGAGCTTGGTAAAACACCATTTATCAAAGATGTATAAAAATCAAAAACTTCATTCAACTCCGTAGGGGCTGAAAAATCTCCTAATTCGTCGCTTAACTCTAAAACAAACTTATTATTGTCTGGGTTGTCAGTCCCAAGAGCAGAGGGATTATCCATTCTAAAAATACCTTTGGGATTGATATGGACTGACACACTAGATCCACTGCCGTAGGTCGCGGAAGTATTAAAATCGATTAATTCTATTTCTGCAAATTCTTGCTGTGCGAAGCTGAAAAAACATGTCAGGGTAAGGACTAATATTTTTAAGAATTTAATAATCATAGAGGTTAATTTATTTAATACAATCTAAGAAAAAATTAAACAAAACACACAATCAAAAAAAGAAAAATTTTCAACGTCTAGTTAGTAAAAAAGATACCTTTTTGGATTCTTACGCCATCCAGCTTGACTTTCATACTCCACAAAATAAACAAGAACATCTGCTTGACTTTGATAGTCTACAAAATAAATTGTTTTATCTGACTGGCTTTTGTAGTCAACAAAATACCATAATCCATCATTTCCTTTTGCTTGACTCTTATAGTTAACTTTGTAGACATTTAAATCAGCTTGACTCTCATAGTCAACCACAAAGACTTTGATATCAGCCTGACTCGCATAATCAACACTAAATACTTTTTGAGCAAAAAGTAGAGATGAACTAAAAATTAAAATTGCACTAAACTGAATTTTCAACACACTCATTTTTATGGTTGTTATTTAAATAATACACCTTCCTTCGTTTCAAATGATGAACTTTTTTAGTTTTAAGAATTTATCGAACCATAAATTTCACTTGTGACGTCCCTTTTGGATGCACCACATGAACTATATATAAGCCTGACGAAAAACTTGACACATCTATAGTTTTGGAACGGCGAAAACTTGCTAATTCGTGACCTAAGTGACTGTATATTGTGACATTAAAATCACTTTCTCCAAGTCCACTAATTTCTATATGGCGGTTTGTAATTGTAGGAGATATCGAAACTAAAACCTCATCAAATACTGCTAATGATAGTGTTCCCCATGAATCATTTGCTGCAGGTCCATTCCAAATTAAAGTGGCTAAATAGGGATTATCAATAAATGGGTTTCGGTTGCCCTGATAAGACGAAATTACATCATTTCTTGTAAGCTCTAAAGCTGAAACAGGATCTTCCTCATTCCATTCCAAAAAGACATCCGGCATGTCACCATTAGGAGAATAATTGGCACTTCCTGTTGCAGAGTTCATGGCTTCGCATTGCGAAGGGTAACGCAAATACATATACATAATAATACGTGCTACATCCCCTTTCCATTCATCACCAGGATAAAAATAACCGTCATTTGTAACTTTGGATTCAACCCCCGAATCGTCAATAAACAAGCGATTGCTGCGCTGTGTGTTTTTCTGAGAATCTGCAGCACGGAGGTTGTGCACATCGGTGCCAGGACTAGGATAATCCGTCACTAAACTTGGGTTTGCAAGTGACTTTGCAAATACATGCTCCCTATTCCATAAGCCTGCGGTGCCTGTACAGCCTGAAAAATTACATTTTTCAAAGACGCCTCTCAAACGATCTGAAATAAACATACCATCGTTGTTATCATATCCATACACAAGAAGTACATTGTCTGAGGTCGAAAACTCTAAATCACTTGTACTCAAAATATCCCAAGTGTCTGTACTCTGTGCGGTGTAAGGAATAAATGCAGTATGCGTATTAATAATAAGTTCCGATAGCTGAGCTTTCAAATCATCACCTGTTTGAGAAAAATCAATTGATGAGTAATATGTAGGTTGACCGTGTAATAAAGTTGAACAAAATACAAACAGAAAATAAATAGTGGTAAATAGGGTTTTGATCATTTCAAGCTAAAAGGGTTAACAAAACAAATTTACAAAATAAATAAAGGAGTTGATTAAAAAAGCTATTTTTGCTGCAAAAAACAAACAATGACTTTACTTCTTATGGCAGCAGGTAGCGGCAGTCGCTACGGAAAACTAAAACAATTTGATGATCTCGGACCTGCTGGGGAATTTTTGATGGAATTCAGTATTTTCGACGCACTTAAAAACGGATTTGACCACATTGTTGTCATTACAAAAGAAGAAAATCAAACATTCTTAAAAGAACACCTAGCAAAGCGAATTGGAACGGCGGTAAAACTTGATGTTTTAGTTCAAAAAATTGAAGATATCCCAAGTGGAATAACAATCGGTGAGGAACGCAAAAAACCATGGGGAACAGCACATGCTGTATGGACTGCAAGAGATGTCATAAAAACTCCTTTTGTCATTATCAACGCAGATGATTATTACGGAGAAAAAGCTTTTGAAAGCGCCGCTAATTTCATTAAAAACCAAAAAGACTTTGCTGCTTTTGCACTAGTCGCCTACCGCTTGAAAGACACTCTTTCTGATTATGGATCAGTATCCAGAGGAGTTTGTTCCGTAAAAAATAAAACACTTAAATCGATTAAAGAACGTACAAAAATCGTAAAGAATGATGGGAAAATAATCGACGAAGAGTCCGGATTAGAGTTAAGTGAAGATGCTTCAGTATCTATGAATTTCTGGATTTGTACACCTCTTATTTTTGATTATACAAAAGACTATTTTTCTCAATTTTTAGCAGATAAAAATAACCACGAAAAAAAAGAGATTTACTTGCCTTTTGTAGCACAAGAAATGATGGAAAATGGACATATCTCAGTCGAAGTTTTAACCACCAACAGTCATTGGTTTGGCGTCACTTATTACGATGACAAAAAAACAGCAGTAAACACCTTGCTGAATCTCACTGAAGAAGGCACATACCCCGCGCCATTGTGGCCAAAAGTCTAGTCTTCAATGCTTAGGGCTTTGAATTTCCACTGAGAAAAACCACCCTCCAAATCATATATTTTTTCAAAGCCTTTTTCAACCAATTTTGAGGCACACTTGGCACTTCTGCCTCCAGATTTACAATACACAATGATTGGTTTGGATTTGTCCAGAGTTTCAATTTGCTGGTCAAAATTTTCATCATAAAAATTTATATTTTGTGCATCAGGCACATGGCCCTCATTGTACTCTGAAGGTGTACGAACATCGACCAACTGAATCTCTTCTGTATCCATTAACTCAATCATTTCGTCTGTTGATATCAGTTTCAAGCTCTGGGCTTTTGGGGTTTGTTTGCAACTGTGAAATACACAAGTAAGCAGTAGAGAAATAAGTAAATAATAGCGTTTCATAAATCGCTGATTTTAAAGTTCAACATCGCCTGACCATTTACTAAATCCGCCCTCTAGGTTATAGGTGTATTCAAAACCCATTTGATGCATCACAGCACAAGCTTGGGCACTACGTGATCCCGCTTTACAGTAGACAAAATAAGGTAAGTTTTTATCAAGTTTTTCGAGAGCATCTATAAACTCCTGAGCTTTGAAAATATCGATATTTGTGGCTCCAGGAATCTTACCGTCTTCAACTTCTATTGCAGTACGGACATCCAATATTACTCCATTGGTGGATTTTGACAATTCGTCTGACCATTCTTGTTGTACTAGGTTCTTCATATTTTAGATAAAATTATTTATGTAAATAAGACGATTGTGAAAGCAATTTGTTACACTTAAATTTTAATTGAACATCCTATGGCACGAGTTTTTGACACAGGTACTTGCCTATTCATCAATAAAGCATCAACGGCATCTTCAACATATTTAAGTACAACCTTATCGGCGTCTTTATAGTTGTCGTCTATTGCGCCTATGTAGCGTACAATAAGCATTTCATTATTCTTTTGGAGCACATAAACATGTGGTGTTTTAGTAGCGCCATATTGTGGAAAGACCGCTTGTTCTCTATCGATTAAATAAGGAAAGGTAAAACCTTTTTTATTAGCGCGTTTCTTCATGGCATCCAAAGAATCACCAGGCTTAATTTCGGTATTATTAGGCATAATAGCAATCACCGGATATCCTTTCTTTGCATACTTTTTATTGAGTGCTTCTATGCGGTCTTCATAAGCAACAGCATAAGGACATGTGTTACAAGTAAAAACGACAATAAAGCCTTTAGATTCATTAAAATCGGAAAGTGAAACAAATGAACCATCAATGTTCTCAAGATTGAAATCGGCAGCTAAAGCACCAATATCATAACCATTTTGAGCTGAAATTGCTGTAGCTAACAACACAGTAAATAAAAGTAGTTTTAATTTGTTCATGATTAAGCGTTTTAGTTCATAAATTTTCGAACTTCAGAGCTCAACTCATCATAGGTAAATGATTGAGGATAAAATTGTCGTTGATCTTTATTATAAATTAGGGTGACTGGAATTGCGCCATCCCATTCGGAATCAATTTTTGGAATCCAAGAATTCATATCGGTGTCATCCAAAACGATAACTTTAGATGTTAATTGTTTTTTCTCTAAAAAAGGGATTAATTTTGATTCGTATTGACTTGGAAAATCCAAACTTATGAGCACAACCTCTACATTTTCTTTAAAATCTTGCTGTATTTGATCAAAATAAGGTAATTCTTTGACGCAAGGTGCACACCATGTGGCCCAAAAATTGACAACATAAACTTTATCATCGTTTTGTTTTAAATAATGCTCAATACCATCAAAATCATAAACTTCTAATTTCTCCACATTTGACGTACAGCAAATTGAAAACGACACTAAAAAAAAGACTTTAATAAAATTCATATCAAAATTTAACAAAAATTTATTCACTAAACTACAGTTTTTGAAATTAAATTTAGAACTTTGTTGTACAATTTAAACACAAAAATTATGAAATCTTTTAAAATAACTCTATTAGCATTTGTTACACTAACCCTATTGGCGTTCACCTCTGATACAGTAAAAAATGTTAACATTGAAGACAGCGTCGTGAAATGGACGGGGTATAAAGTTACCGGGCAACATGAAGGAACGATCTCCTTGAAAAAAGGAACGCTAATGTTTGATGGTAAAACCCTCACCGGAGGTAAGTTTGTAATGGATATGACAACAATAAACACTACAGACATTGAAGGAGATTACAAAGCAAAATTAGATGGTCATCTTAAAAGCAATGATTTTTTTGGAGTTAAAAAGCACAATACTGCCTCTCTAGAATTCATTTCCGTAAAGGGCAATGGAACTAACTACAACGTAAAGGGAGTACTGATCATCAAAGGTATAAAAGATCAAATTGAGTTCAAGATGCAAGTTTCTGAAGATTCTGCAACTGCAAAATTGAAAATTGATCGTACCAAATTTGACATAAAATACGGCTCAGCTAGCTTTTTTGATGGACTTAAAGACCGAGCTATCTACGATGAATTTGACTTAAATGTAAATTTAAAGTTTTAAATCTTAAAAAAATATTTGCCTAATTAAAAAAGCTGCTTATATTTGAAAACATTATGAATAACAAAAAACAAATTACTTGGTGGTGGGCATCTCGATTTAATTAGTCGTGAACACCCCTAGTATGTAAAAATATCAAGGCTTGTCATCACGACAAGCCTTTTTTTTATGAAAAAAACGTACAAACTACAAACACATTATAAGAAAATATTGGCAGACACACTTTCGCCAGTAAGCATCTATCTCAAAATTAGGGACAAATTTCCCAATAGTATGCTGCTGGAAAGCAGTGACTATCATGGAAACGACAATAGCTTCTCATACATCTGCTGTAATCCGATTGCCACAATAAAAATTGAAGGTAATACGCTAACAAAAACATATCCTGACCAATCCAAAGAAACCTCAATTATTGAAAATAATGAGGTAACTAATGAAATCCATCAGTTTACAAAACAATTTAAAACGCAAACGAAAGAGAAGTTTAAATTTATAAACAATGGTCTTTTTGGCTATACTTCATACGATGCTGTAAAATATTTCGAAACTATTGAACTTTCGGAAAAAGAAGATTCAATCACTATACCAGAACTACAGTATGCTGTTTATCAAAACATCATTGCAATTAATCACTTTAAAAATGAAGCGTATATTTTTGCGCATTGTTATGAAAGTCTAAGCAATATTGATGAGCTGCACCACATCATCTGCATGGACCGGTTTGCCGTTTATGGATTCGAAACCACAAATGCTATTGCATCAAATTTAACAGATGGTGAGTTCAAAGAACATGTAAATATTGCCAAAAAACATTGTCAACGTGGTGACGTCTTTCAACTGGTCCTTTCACGAAAGTTTCAACAAGATTTTAAAGGGGATGAATTTAATGTTTATCGAGCCTTGCGCAGCATCAACCCATCGCCCTATCTTTTTTATTTTGATTATGGGGCATTTAAAATCTTTGGAAGTTCTCCTGAAGCTCAACTCGTAGTTAAAAACAAAAGTGCAGAAATTCACCCAATAGCTGGAACTTTTGCACGATCTGGTGACGACATGAAAGATACTGCACTAGCACAAAAATTGGTCGATGACGAAAAAGAAAATAGCGAACATGTTATGTTAGTCGATTTGGCAAGAAATGACCTCAGCCGCCATTGCTCTAAAGTCACTGTAGAAAACTACAGAGAAATACAATTCTTTTCGCATGTAATTCATCTAGTAAGCAAGGTTATTGGAACAATTCGAGACCACACCTCTACTATGCAAATCGTTGCAGACACCTTTCCTGCAGGGACGCTTTCTGGTGCGCCAAAATATAAAGCAATGGAATTGATAGAAACCTATGAAAAAACAAGCCGAGGGTTCTATGGAGGAGCCATAGGCTTTATGGATTTTGAAGGGAATTATAACCACGCCATTATGATCAGAACTTTCCTGAGTAAAAATCAACAGTTGCATTGGCAAGCAGGTGCAGGGATTGTTTCAAAATCAAATCCTGAAAATGAATTGCAAGAGGTCTTTAACAAACTTGGAGCCCTAACCAATGCCATTAAACGCGCTGAAAAAATTTAACATGAAAGATATTTTAGTAATAGATAATTACGATAGTTTTACTTACAACTTGGTGCACTATTTAGAAGATTTAGAATGCAGTGTCACAGTCAAAAGAAATGATCAACTTGAACTAAAAGAAGTAGATAATTTCGACAAAATAGTACTCTCTCCTGGTCCAGGTATTCCTGACGAAGCTGGGCTATTAAAACCCATCATAAAAACCTTCGCAGCAACGAAAAGTATTTTAGGTGTTTGTTTGGGAATGCAAGCAATCGGCGAAGTATTTGGTGCCGAACTTCATAATCTTGATACTGTGTATCATGGTATTCAAACAAAAGTGAAGATTACCTCAAAAAATGAAAAACTTTTCAAAGGTTTAGGCCAAACAATTGATGTTGGCCGCTACCACTCATGGGTTGTCAAAGGGCAAATACCGGATTGCCTTGAAATAACTTCTGTTGACGAAAACGATCAGATAATGGCACTACGACACAAAGATTATGATGTCAAAGGCGTTCAGTTTCATCCTGAATCAGTATTGACTCCGGACGGAAAAATCATATTAAAAAACTGGATTAATTCATAAAAATGAAAGCACTTTTAAATCGACTTATAAACCACGAAAGCATCAGTGCTGAGGAAGCCAAGCAAATTCTAATCAGTATCTCTAAAGGAGATTATAATCAGGCTCAAATCGCATCATTCCTTACTGTTTATATGATGCGCAGTATAACTGTAAATGAACTTCAAGGCTTTAGAGACGCCTTGCTCGAACTGTGCTTAGCAGTTGATTTACAAACTTACGACCCAATTGATTTATGTGGAACTGGTGGGGATGGTAAAGATACATTCAATATTTCTACACTGTCGTCATTTATTACTGCCGGAGCGGGGGTTGCCGTTGCCAAACATGGAAATTACGGAGTGTCATCGGCCTGCGGGTCATCAAATGTTTTGGAGGCATTAGGAGTCAAATTCTCTAATGATAAAGACCATTTGAAGCGCGCCATGGAAACTGCCAATATATGCGTATTACATGCGCCTTTGTTCCACCCTGCAATGAAAAATGTAGCACCAATAAGAAAAGCCCTAGGAATTAAGACTTTTTTTAATATGTTAGGTCCAATGGTTAACCCCTCGTTTCCTAAACATCAAATGGTTGGTGTATTTAATTTAGAATTACTTAGGTTATACAACTATCTATACCAAAAAACCGATAAAAACTATAGTATTGTTCATGATTTAGGGGGGTATGATGAACTTTCATTGACGAACAACGCTAAAATTGCTACCAACCAATCAGAGTTGCTATTTTCGCCTGATGATTTAGACCTAAAATCCATAACAGCCGAGTCGATTTTTGGCGGAAATACAGTCAAAGAGGCTACAGAAATTTTCGAGTCCATCATTTCAGGCAAAGGAAGTAAAGCACAAAATGCGGTGGTATGCGCAAATGCTGGTTTAGCCATAGCTACAGCTAAAGAAATTACACACAAAGAAGGTTTTGAGTATGCAAAAGAAAGTCTGCTAAGTGGCAAAGCCAAAACCTGTCTTACAAAATTAACCGCTCTCTAACATGACTATTTTAGATAAAATCATAAAAGACAAATACAAAGAGGTAGAACTTCGAAAGGCTCTAATTCCTGTGAAGCAACTGGAACAATCTGTTCTTTGTGATCGTCCAATAAACTCCCTCAAAGCAAAATTGGAGCAAAGTGCGTCAGGTATTATTGCCGAACACAAGCGACGTTCTCCATCCAAAGCCACTATCAATCAAAATTTGAATGTTGATGATGTAGCTAAAGGATATCAAAAAGCAGGAGTATGCGGCATGTCTGTCCTTACGGATATGAAGTATTTTGGAGGAGGATTAGAGGATTTACTCACGGCACGGGCCAGTTGCGAATTACCTCTTTTGCGAAAAGAATTTATAATAGATCCCTATCAAATATTGGAAGCTAAAGCCTATGGAGCCGATGTAATTCTGCTTATTGCAGCAGTTCTTAGCAGAGATGAAATCAAATCTTTGTCAAGATTTGCGCAACAACTAAATATTGAAGTACTGCTTGAAATACACAACGAAAACGAATTGAACAAATCAATGATGCCTAGTTTGGATATGATAGGGGTTAACAACAGAAATTTAAAAACATTTGAGGTCGATTTAAACCACAGTATAAATTTAAGTTCCATTATTCCAAAAGAATTTTTAAAAGTGTCTGAAAGCGGAATCAGTTCAGTTGAAGCTATAAAAATGTTGCAACCCTTTGGCTATAAAGGCTTTTTGATTGGAGAAAATTTTATGAAAACAAACCAACCGGGGACTAGTGCTGCAAACTTCATAAAACAACTTGAGTCATGAAGCTGAAAATTTGTGGGATGAAATATCAAGAAAATATTTTGGATGTAGCAGCGCTCAGCCCAGACTACATGGGCTTTATTTTTTATGAAAACTCACCACGCTCCATTGACACTTACATTCCAGTCATACCAAAATCAATAAAAAAAGTAGGGGTTTTTGTCAATGAATCCCTAGAAAACGTAAAGAAAAAGGCCGCTCAATACAATTTGAATACAGTTCAACTACACGGCCATGAAGCCCCTGAATTCTGTAGGAAATTAAAAAGTGAGGGACTGGAAATTATCAAAGTTTTTTCGATAAGAAATGAATTTGATTTTTCGCGACTGAGTGCTTACGAGCCTTTCATCGATTTTTTTCTTTTCGACACTAAAGGCAAAAATCCTGGTGGTAATGGATTTTGCTTTGATTGGAACGTGTTGCAAGATTACGATGCAAACAAACCTTATTTTTTAAGTGGTGGAATTGGAGTAGAACAACTTGAATCCCTAAAAAAATTCAAGAATAGTACAGCTGCAAAACAGTGTTATGCAATAGACATCAACAGTAAATTTGAACTAAAACCAGGACTTAAAGACGATATTAAACTTAAAAACTTTATTAAACAATTATGAGTTATCACGTAAATGAAAAAGGGTATTACGGTCAATTTGGTGGTGCATTTATTCCAGAAATGCTTTACCCAAATATTGAAGAATTACGTCAAAAATATTTAAGTATTATGGCAGAGCCTGATTTTAAGGCCGAGTTTGACCAATTATTAAAAAACTATGTTGGGCGCCCGACCCCTTTGTATTATGCAAAGCGCTTTTCGGAAAAATACAACACTAAAATTTACTTCAAAAGAGAAGATTTGTGCCACACAGGAGCGCATAAAGTTAATAATACCATAGGCCAAATTTTAATGGCCAAACGTTTGGGTAAATCGCGCATTATTGCAGAGACTGGAGCTGGACAACACGGTGTAGCAACGGCTACGGTTTGTGCATTAGCAGGCATACAATGCATCGTTTATATGGGTGAAATTGATATTGCTCGTCAAGCACCAAACGTTGCGCGTATGAAAATGTTAGGCGCCGAAGTTCGTCCAGCTAAATCTGGAAGCCGAACATTAAAAGATGCTACAAATGAAGCCATCCGCGATTGGATCAACAATCCAGAAGATACACACTATATTATTGGAAGCGCAGTCGGCCCACACCCTTATCCAGATATGGTATCCCGATTTCAATCTGTTGTTTCAGAAGAAATCAAATGGCAACTCAATGCAGCGGAGGGTAATGAAAACCCCAATTATGTAGTAGCTTGCGTCGGAGGTGGAAGTAATGCAGCTGGAGCATATTATCATTTTTTGGATGATGAACGGGTAGGTCTTATTGCTGTAGAGGCTGCCGGAAAAGGGGTTGACACCGGTGAAAGTGCTGCCACTTCAATTCTCGGAAAAGAGGGAATTATCCATGGGAGTAAAACACTACTAATGCAAACTCAGGACGGTCAAATTACAGAACCTTACTCCATCTCTGCAGGCTTAGATTACCCCGGAGTTGGCCCCATGCATGCACATTTGCATACCACCAAACGAGCAGAATTTATTCCGGTAACAGATGATGAGGCAATGACAGCTGGGCTAATGCTTTCGCAATTAGAAGGTATTATTCCTGCTATAGAAACAGCACATGCTTTTGCCATTTTTGAAACTAAAAAATTTAAACCGAATGATATTGTCGTAGTCTGTCTGTCTGGTCGGGGCGATAAAGACCTCAACACATACATTGATTATTTTAAATTATAATTCTAATGAACAGAATTCAAGCAAAACTAAAAGAAGATAAAAAGCTGCTCTCAATTTATTTTTCATCAGGTTTCCCTGAGGTTAATGATACTGTTGAAATTATAAAACGTCTTGAAAAAAGCGGAGTGGACATGATTGAAATCGGATTGCCTTTCAGTGACCCGCTAGCCGATGGACCAACTATACAAGCAAGTTCAACAAAAGCCCTACAAAATGGCATGAATACGGCCTTGCTTTTTAAGCAACTCAAAGACATCAGAAAAGAGGTCTCTATTCCATTGATCCTTATGGGTTATTTTAATCCAATGCTACAATATGGTGTCGAAGCTTTTTGTAAAAAATGCCATGAAGTTGGAATCGATGGCTTTATTATTCCAGACTTACCAGCACAAGTGTACCATGAGGAGTACAAAGCGATTTTTGATCGCTATGGATTACTCAATATTTTCTTAATTACACCACAAACCTCTGATGAACGTATTCGTTATATGGACTCGATTTCAGAAGGATTTATTTATATGGTGAGTAGTGCCAGCACAACTGGAACTCAAAGCGGTTTTGGACAAACACAACAAGATTATTTCAAGCGCATTGAAAATTTGAACCTAAAGAATCCACAAATTGTTGGGTTTGGAATTTCGAATAAAGAAACATTTGTACAAGCTACAACACATGCCAAAGGAGCCATCATCGGCAGTGCCTTTATCAAATATATTGATACTCAAGGGGTCGATAAAATTCACGAATTTGTTGGGAATATTTTAAATTAATTTGATTAATTTCGAGCACACCCAAATTTAATAAACAATGAATCTTAATGCATTAAAACTACTAACACTCTGTGTGTTTTTATCTTGTAAAACCACAAATCCACTACGTCCAACAGTGAGTATCAACCCTCATGAAGTTGTAAAATCGCCTTTACACCTCAGCGTAAATTCTATGGGGGTTTGGCATGCTCATGAAGGAGAGTTGGACCATGTACAACTGATAGATCAACAGGGGAATGAATTGGCAATAGGAATTTTGAGTACCTCCGAGGATTGGATGAAATCGGGTTCAATTCTATTTCAAACGGTATTGGAGTTTAATTCAAAAGAAAACAAAAGGGGATATCTAACCATTCACAACTATTCAGGAGTTGGGGATGGTAGTGAAGCAGGAGAAAAACTATCTTTTAAAATCCCTGTTCGCTTTGAACCTTAACGTGTAAAGACCAATTTATGATCTGAGGAAAGGTTAGCGTCATAAGCATAGCGGTCAATATTAAAGCTTTTTAGCTCTTCAGCAGTTTGTGCATTCGAGTCGATAATGTAACGCGTCATTAGTCCACGAGCGCGTTTAGAAAAAATGGCAATGGTTTTGAATTGACCATTTTTAAACTCCTTAAAATCAACATGAATTAAAGGCGTTTTAAGAGCTTTCGCATCAATGGCTTTAAAATATTCTTGACTGGCTAAATTGACTAAAAGCTCATCCTCATACAGCTCATCATTCAGGGCTGTTGTGATTTTCTTTCGCCAAAACTCATAAAGGTTTTTATTTTTTCCAAAAGGAAATTTTGTGCCCATTTCCAAACGGTAAGGTTGAATCAAATCCAAAGGTTTAAGCAGTCCATAGAGCCCAGAAATTATCCGAACCGTATCTTGTAAAATATCTAATTTTTCTTCAGAAATGGAATACGCATCCAAACCGCGATAAACATCGCCATCAAACGCATAAATGGCCTGACGTGCATTTTCAGAACTAAAAGGCAGTGACCAATTTTGGTTGCGTTCATAGTTAAGCGCTCCAAGTTTAGGTGAAATATGCATAAGTTCTGATAGAGCTTTTGGAGATTTTTTTTTGAGGAGTGTGTTCAGCTCTTTAGCTTCATTCAAAAAACAACTCTCCGAACTAAAGCCCGTAGGCAATTTACTATCGTAATTGAGTGACTTGGCGGGTGAGATGACGAGTTTCATAACATTTGATATTTACACTCAAAAATACTTACAAAAACTTAAAGATAAAAAAGTTTAACTTTAATCTTTTTGATATTGCAATCAATAAAATCAATGAAAAACTACTGTGCGTGTTTGGCATAAGCACGCCATTTTTCTATACAGTCTCCTATATCTGATGGGAGATTGCAAGAGAAAGACATCTGTTCATTGGTCTTTGGATGAATAAAACCAAGTGTTTCGGCATGTAGCGCTTGACGGGGAAGCACTTTAAAACAATTATCTACAAATTGCTTGTATTTGGTAAAGGTCGTGCCTTTCAATATTTTTTCGCCCCCATAGCGCTCATCATTAAAAAGGGTGTGACCAATATGCTTCATATGAACACGAATTTGATGGGTACGTCCTGTTTCGAGTGTACAGCGTACAAGGGTCACATACCCCAAACGCTCAATAACTTCAAAATGTGTAATGGCGGGCTTTCCT contains:
- the trpA gene encoding tryptophan synthase subunit alpha; translated protein: MNRIQAKLKEDKKLLSIYFSSGFPEVNDTVEIIKRLEKSGVDMIEIGLPFSDPLADGPTIQASSTKALQNGMNTALLFKQLKDIRKEVSIPLILMGYFNPMLQYGVEAFCKKCHEVGIDGFIIPDLPAQVYHEEYKAIFDRYGLLNIFLITPQTSDERIRYMDSISEGFIYMVSSASTTGTQSGFGQTQQDYFKRIENLNLKNPQIVGFGISNKETFVQATTHAKGAIIGSAFIKYIDTQGVDKIHEFVGNILN
- the yaaA gene encoding peroxide stress protein YaaA, with the protein product MKLVISPAKSLNYDSKLPTGFSSESCFLNEAKELNTLLKKKSPKALSELMHISPKLGALNYERNQNWSLPFSSENARQAIYAFDGDVYRGLDAYSISEEKLDILQDTVRIISGLYGLLKPLDLIQPYRLEMGTKFPFGKNKNLYEFWRKKITTALNDELYEDELLVNLASQEYFKAIDAKALKTPLIHVDFKEFKNGQFKTIAIFSKRARGLMTRYIIDSNAQTAEELKSFNIDRYAYDANLSSDHKLVFTR